One region of Actinomycetes bacterium genomic DNA includes:
- a CDS encoding helicase HerA-like domain-containing protein, translating into LPEVGDVDKPKLVFFFDEAHLLFDDASKEFLGAIAQTVRLIRSKGVGVFFVTQTPKDVPADVLAQLANRVQHALRAFTPADAKALKATASTFPMSGYDLEEVLTQVGIGEAVVTVMSERGAPTPVAWTRLRAPQSRMAPADAALLTAAVEASPLTAKYAEQVDRESAYERLAARMQKPAKMGSPQGGKPSSGDRPRRTPASRREAPEKSTAEKVIESSAFKQMARSAAAVLGREITRSIFGTRRR; encoded by the coding sequence CTGCCCGAGGTCGGCGACGTCGACAAGCCCAAGCTGGTGTTCTTCTTCGACGAGGCGCACCTGCTCTTCGACGACGCGTCCAAGGAGTTCCTCGGTGCGATCGCGCAGACCGTGCGGCTGATCCGGTCCAAGGGCGTCGGCGTCTTCTTCGTCACGCAGACGCCGAAGGACGTGCCGGCCGACGTCCTCGCCCAGCTGGCCAACCGGGTGCAGCACGCGCTGCGCGCCTTCACCCCGGCTGACGCCAAGGCGCTCAAGGCGACCGCGTCGACCTTCCCGATGTCGGGCTACGACCTCGAGGAGGTACTGACCCAGGTGGGCATCGGCGAGGCCGTCGTCACGGTGATGTCCGAGCGCGGTGCCCCGACGCCGGTCGCCTGGACCCGGCTGCGTGCTCCGCAGTCGCGGATGGCACCGGCCGACGCCGCGCTGCTGACGGCGGCCGTCGAGGCGTCGCCGTTGACGGCGAAGTACGCCGAGCAGGTCGACCGGGAGTCGGCGTACGAGCGGCTGGCCGCCCGGATGCAGAAGCCCGCGAAGATGGGGTCGCCGCAGGGCGGCAAGCCGTCCTCGGGCGACCGGCCTCGCCGTACACCTGCGTCCCGCCGCGAGGCACCGGAGAAGTCGACCGCCGAGAAGGTGATCGAGTCGTCGGCCTTCAAGCAGATGGCCCGCTCGGCGGCCGCCGTGCTCGGCCGCGAGATCACCCGCAGCATCTTCGGCACCCGCCGCCGCTGA
- a CDS encoding DNA polymerase III subunit gamma and tau, whose translation MTQALYRRYRPSTFDEVIGQGHVTTPLRNALSSDRTHHAYLFSGPRGCGKTTSARILARCLNCEQGPTPTPCGVCQSCQDLGPGGAGSLDVIEIDAASHGGVDDARDLRERAFYAPASSRFKVYIIDEAHMVSREGFNALLKLVEEPPEHVKFVFATTEPDKVIATIRSRTHHYPFRLVPPTELQAHLAGVCEQEKVVVDPAVLSLVVRAGRGSVRDSLSVLDQLLAGAGADGLTYSGAAALLGYTDASLLDDTIDAFAAGDAAAVFRIVDRVVEGGHDPRRFTEDLLERLRDLIVIDAVPDAAGSILGEHPDDELERMRQQAAHFGRAELSRAADVVNAGLTEMRGATAPRLHLELIVARVLLPAADHAERGFAARLDRLERRLATGPVGAGEQSVGTPSATRPAPTATQARPAPVTAPASAAEPAPAGAEAAAVAEPAPTAAEPTPAAAEATTATAEATPAATPEPASAAAADPAGGVDLITVRRMWPDVLDVVKGMRRFSWTLLSHNAQVAGVANGRLTLSMVNAGARDSFTSSGSDEIVRQALITVLAVDWKVDAVVDPSTDPAAAGAPAGAGPAAAQSPAARPTAGQSPTAGPGARTAPAAPQPERPAAPSGRAAAMAAVAEEAETASGNPGGSADDVPSADDPDADETGLTSQDLLARELGAKVIGEYDAS comes from the coding sequence GTGACCCAGGCGCTCTACCGCAGGTACCGGCCCTCGACCTTCGACGAGGTCATCGGGCAGGGTCACGTCACGACGCCGCTGCGCAACGCGCTGTCCTCCGACCGCACCCATCACGCCTACCTGTTCAGCGGCCCGCGTGGCTGCGGCAAGACGACCAGCGCCCGCATCCTGGCCCGCTGCCTCAACTGCGAGCAGGGCCCGACCCCGACGCCCTGCGGCGTCTGCCAGTCCTGCCAGGACCTGGGACCCGGCGGTGCCGGCAGCCTCGACGTCATCGAGATCGACGCGGCCAGCCACGGTGGTGTCGACGACGCGCGCGACCTGCGCGAGCGCGCGTTCTACGCCCCGGCGTCGTCGCGCTTCAAGGTCTACATCATCGACGAGGCGCACATGGTGTCCCGCGAGGGCTTCAACGCGCTGCTCAAGCTCGTCGAGGAGCCGCCGGAGCACGTGAAGTTCGTCTTCGCGACCACCGAGCCGGACAAGGTCATCGCGACGATCCGCTCCCGCACCCACCACTACCCGTTCCGGCTGGTGCCGCCGACCGAGCTGCAGGCCCACCTGGCAGGGGTGTGCGAGCAGGAGAAGGTCGTGGTCGACCCGGCGGTGCTCTCGCTGGTGGTGAGGGCGGGCCGCGGCTCGGTCCGCGACTCGCTCAGCGTCCTGGACCAGCTGCTCGCCGGGGCGGGCGCCGACGGCCTGACCTACTCCGGTGCCGCCGCCCTGCTCGGCTACACCGACGCCAGCCTGCTCGACGACACCATCGACGCGTTCGCGGCCGGTGATGCGGCGGCGGTCTTCCGCATCGTCGACCGGGTCGTCGAGGGCGGCCACGACCCCCGCCGCTTCACCGAGGACCTGCTCGAGCGGTTGCGCGACCTGATCGTCATCGACGCCGTGCCCGACGCGGCGGGCAGCATCCTCGGCGAGCACCCCGACGACGAGCTGGAGCGGATGCGCCAGCAGGCCGCCCACTTCGGGCGGGCCGAGCTCTCCCGCGCCGCCGACGTCGTCAACGCCGGCCTGACCGAGATGCGCGGCGCCACCGCCCCCCGGCTGCACCTCGAGCTCATCGTGGCGCGCGTGCTTCTGCCCGCTGCCGACCACGCCGAGCGCGGCTTCGCGGCTCGCCTCGACCGGCTCGAGCGCCGGCTCGCCACCGGTCCGGTCGGCGCGGGGGAGCAGTCCGTCGGTACGCCGTCAGCGACCCGCCCGGCACCAACCGCGACCCAGGCCCGGCCGGCACCCGTGACCGCGCCGGCGTCGGCAGCCGAGCCGGCTCCGGCAGGGGCTGAGGCTGCCGCCGTTGCGGAGCCCGCACCGACTGCCGCGGAGCCCACGCCGGCCGCCGCGGAGGCAACGACGGCCACCGCGGAGGCCACGCCGGCTGCCACGCCCGAGCCGGCGTCTGCCGCGGCGGCCGACCCGGCCGGCGGGGTCGATCTGATCACCGTCCGCCGGATGTGGCCCGACGTCCTCGACGTGGTCAAGGGGATGCGCCGCTTCTCCTGGACGCTGCTCAGCCACAACGCGCAGGTGGCCGGGGTGGCGAACGGCCGGCTGACCCTTTCGATGGTCAACGCCGGGGCGCGGGACAGCTTCACCAGCAGCGGCAGCGACGAGATCGTGCGGCAGGCGCTGATCACCGTGCTGGCCGTGGACTGGAAGGTCGACGCGGTGGTCGACCCCTCGACCGACCCGGCCGCCGCCGGTGCGCCCGCCGGCGCGGGACCGGCAGCCGCCCAGTCGCCGGCCGCCCGGCCCACGGCCGGCCAGTCCCCGACCGCCGGCCCGGGCGCTCGAACAGCCCCTGCCGCACCGCAGCCGGAGCGCCCCGCCGCCCCCAGCGGCCGGGCGGCCGCGATGGCGGCGGTCGCCGAGGAGGCGGAGACAGCGAGCGGCAACCCGGGCGGCTCCGCCGACGACGTCCCCTCCGCCGACGACCCGGACGCCGACGAGACCGGTCTGACCTCCCAGGACCTGCTCGCCCGCGAGCTGGGCGCCAAGGTCATCGGCGAGTACGACGCCAGCTGA
- a CDS encoding YbaB/EbfC family nucleoid-associated protein: protein MSTPDAPGSDLSDDNLAGLLQQAQAMQTRLLEAQEELARAEVTGSAGGELVHATVTGGGEVVGLRIDPAAIDPDDAEGLADLVVAAIRDANRAARELQDQTMAPLAEGLGGMGGGLGLPGL from the coding sequence GTGAGCACTCCCGACGCCCCCGGCTCCGACCTGTCCGACGACAACCTCGCCGGCCTGCTGCAACAGGCCCAGGCCATGCAGACCCGCCTCCTGGAGGCGCAGGAGGAGCTGGCCCGGGCCGAGGTGACCGGCTCGGCCGGCGGTGAGCTGGTCCACGCGACGGTCACCGGCGGCGGTGAGGTGGTGGGGCTGCGCATCGATCCGGCCGCCATCGACCCGGACGACGCCGAGGGGCTGGCCGACCTGGTGGTCGCGGCGATCCGCGACGCCAACCGGGCAGCGCGGGAGCTGCAGGACCAGACCATGGCCCCGCTGGCCGAGGGGCTGGGCGGCATGGGCGGCGGCCTCGGGCTGCCGGGCCTGTAG
- the recR gene encoding recombination mediator RecR: protein MYEGVVQDLIDELGRLPGVGPKSAQRIAFHLLAAEPADVRRLVSALTEVKERVRFCATCGNVAEDEQCRICRDARRDLTVICVVEEPKDVVAIEKTREFRGRYHVLGGAISPIEGIGPDDLRVRELMTRLADGEVTELILATDPNLEGEATATYLARLVKPMGLRVTRLASGLPVGGDLEYADEVTLGRAFEGRRLLDV, encoded by the coding sequence GTGTACGAGGGCGTCGTCCAGGACCTGATCGACGAGCTCGGTCGGCTGCCGGGCGTCGGGCCGAAGTCGGCCCAGCGCATCGCGTTCCACCTCCTGGCTGCCGAGCCTGCCGACGTACGCCGTCTCGTCTCCGCCCTCACCGAGGTCAAGGAGAGAGTCCGGTTCTGCGCCACCTGCGGCAACGTCGCCGAGGACGAGCAGTGCCGCATCTGCCGGGACGCGCGCCGGGACCTCACGGTCATCTGCGTGGTCGAGGAGCCCAAGGACGTGGTCGCGATCGAGAAGACCCGCGAGTTCCGCGGGCGCTACCACGTGCTGGGCGGCGCGATCAGCCCGATAGAGGGCATCGGTCCCGACGACCTGCGGGTCCGCGAGCTGATGACCCGGCTGGCCGACGGCGAGGTGACCGAGCTCATCCTCGCCACCGACCCCAACCTCGAGGGGGAGGCGACGGCGACCTACCTGGCCCGGCTGGTCAAGCCGATGGGGCTGCGGGTGACCCGCCTGGCGAGCGGCCTGCCGGTCGGCGGCGACCTGGAGTACGCCGACGAGGTCACGCTCGGTCGGGCCTTCGAGGGGCGGCGGTTGCTCGATGTGTGA
- a CDS encoding DUF5063 domain-containing protein, with product MTATDDLSDFTVEIADQVESFVVAVREIAAAQDPDYAISLLLLEVSQLLLAGGRLGAISDVVPDDRFEPDAGFDPDLEGLRSSLANLLEPIDEHAALFDPYASEPELFTSRLSDDITDVMSDLLHGLQHYRAGRSTEALWWWQFSYLSNWGSTASSVLRALHSVVSHVRLDTDLDETVKVEDRLLAETVAEVHQHP from the coding sequence ATGACTGCGACCGACGACCTGTCCGACTTCACGGTCGAGATCGCCGACCAGGTCGAGAGCTTCGTGGTCGCGGTGCGCGAGATCGCGGCCGCGCAGGACCCCGACTACGCGATCTCGCTGCTGCTGCTCGAGGTGTCGCAGCTGCTGCTGGCCGGCGGCCGGCTCGGTGCGATCTCCGACGTGGTGCCCGACGACCGGTTCGAGCCCGACGCCGGCTTCGACCCCGACCTCGAGGGGTTGCGCTCGTCGCTGGCCAACCTGCTCGAGCCGATCGACGAGCACGCCGCGCTCTTCGACCCCTACGCGAGCGAGCCGGAGCTCTTCACCAGCCGGCTCTCCGACGACATCACCGACGTGATGAGCGACCTCCTGCACGGCCTGCAGCACTACCGTGCCGGCCGGTCCACCGAGGCGCTGTGGTGGTGGCAGTTCTCCTACCTGAGCAACTGGGGCAGCACCGCCTCGTCGGTGCTCCGCGCGCTGCACTCGGTCGTGTCCCACGTGCGGCTCGACACCGACCTCGACGAGACCGTCAAGGTCGAGGACCGGCTGCTCGCCGAGACCGTCGCCGAGGTGCACCAGCACCCCTAG
- a CDS encoding ABC transporter permease subunit: MTVSKDRLDRLDRPATPAPSRAGSLLAGVRTVAEQEFRLRIRAGRWRWLLGIWFGVVLVFALLLRLGIDAVTSAGDSRPVGPTLFGGVLLFVLGLALLVVPALTAQSINGDRERGTLATLQVTRLTAAQIALGKLAAAWGTAVVFLALTLPIVGWAMVEGGLPLVNVVSTLLVVALLLGVVCALAQCLSAVFARSITSALMSYVTVFALTVGTLIAFGLATALTSEQATVYYRSPAVDPETGRIDPDGPVTRSSYTTTRVRPDRTWPLLAPNPFVVLADSAPALPERLDPRTGERVPETLDPLGELGNAIREARRPPRDGQRFGDTAPDGGGPVWPYGLAFDVLLGVGAVIVTVRRLRTPVHRLPRGVRIA; encoded by the coding sequence ATGACCGTCAGCAAGGACCGGCTGGACCGGCTGGACCGCCCGGCGACGCCGGCGCCCTCGCGTGCCGGCAGCCTGCTGGCCGGGGTGCGGACGGTCGCCGAGCAGGAGTTCCGGCTGCGGATCCGTGCCGGGCGGTGGCGCTGGCTGCTCGGCATCTGGTTCGGCGTCGTGCTGGTGTTCGCGCTGCTGCTGCGGCTGGGCATCGACGCGGTGACCTCGGCCGGCGACAGCCGGCCGGTAGGCCCGACGCTGTTCGGCGGGGTGCTGCTCTTCGTCCTCGGGCTGGCGCTGCTCGTGGTGCCAGCGCTGACTGCGCAGTCGATCAACGGCGACCGGGAGCGCGGGACGCTGGCCACCCTCCAGGTGACCCGGCTGACCGCTGCCCAGATCGCGCTCGGCAAGCTGGCCGCAGCCTGGGGCACGGCGGTTGTCTTTCTGGCGCTGACGCTGCCGATCGTCGGGTGGGCGATGGTCGAGGGCGGCCTGCCTCTGGTCAACGTCGTGAGCACGCTGCTGGTCGTGGCGCTGCTGCTCGGTGTCGTGTGCGCTCTCGCGCAGTGCCTGTCGGCGGTCTTCGCCCGCAGCATCACCTCCGCACTGATGTCCTACGTCACCGTCTTCGCGCTCACCGTCGGGACGCTGATCGCCTTCGGGCTGGCCACCGCACTGACCAGCGAGCAGGCGACCGTCTACTACCGGAGCCCGGCCGTGGACCCGGAGACCGGGCGGATAGACCCCGACGGCCCGGTCACCCGCAGCAGCTACACGACCACCCGGGTGCGGCCGGACCGCACCTGGCCGCTGCTCGCGCCCAACCCGTTCGTCGTGCTCGCCGACTCGGCCCCGGCCCTGCCCGAACGGCTGGACCCGCGGACCGGCGAGCGGGTGCCGGAGACGCTGGACCCGCTGGGCGAGCTGGGCAACGCCATCCGGGAGGCGCGCCGCCCGCCGAGAGACGGCCAGCGTTTCGGCGACACCGCGCCGGACGGCGGAGGTCCGGTCTGGCCGTACGGTCTGGCCTTCGACGTGCTGCTCGGCGTCGGCGCGGTGATCGTGACCGTGCGCCGGCTGCGCACGCCGGTCCATCGCCTGCCGCGCGGTGTCCGGATCGCCTGA
- a CDS encoding ABC transporter ATP-binding protein, which translates to MEAAGGILVDGVARRFGAVEAVRHIDLTAPPGEVTALVGPNGSGKTTLFLVLASLLVPDAGRVSVGGHDPVTEPDAVRAVLGWSPDVFGVYDNLTVREYLEFFAAAYLLPAGARRGRADELLSDVHLETFAGSPVHVLSRGQKQRLGLARALVHRPRVLVLDEPASGLDPRSRVDLRELLRAQAAAGVAVLVSSHVLSDLEEVADRVVFIEGGRTVGEHSVRALPQARARPWRIRSLDDGALVAVLDSMGMAHSAPGPSGLEVVVGSDEEAADLVVALVRAGVRVVSLAPSGGDLEAAYLELTEERR; encoded by the coding sequence ATGGAAGCCGCCGGGGGGATCCTCGTCGACGGTGTCGCACGCCGCTTCGGGGCGGTCGAGGCGGTGCGGCACATCGACCTGACGGCGCCGCCGGGCGAGGTCACCGCCCTGGTCGGACCCAACGGCTCCGGCAAGACCACGCTCTTCCTGGTGCTCGCCTCGCTGCTCGTCCCGGACGCCGGACGGGTGTCGGTCGGCGGCCACGACCCGGTCACCGAGCCGGACGCGGTGCGCGCCGTGCTCGGTTGGTCGCCGGACGTCTTCGGCGTCTACGACAACCTGACGGTGCGGGAGTACCTCGAGTTCTTCGCGGCCGCGTACCTGCTCCCGGCCGGCGCGCGGCGAGGGCGGGCGGACGAGCTGCTGTCGGACGTGCACCTGGAGACGTTCGCCGGCTCACCGGTGCACGTCCTCTCGCGCGGCCAGAAGCAGCGGCTCGGGCTGGCCCGCGCGCTGGTGCACCGTCCGCGGGTGCTGGTGCTCGACGAGCCGGCCAGCGGGCTCGACCCGCGCAGCCGGGTGGACCTGCGGGAGCTGCTCAGGGCGCAGGCTGCGGCCGGGGTGGCGGTGCTGGTCTCGAGCCACGTCCTGTCCGACCTCGAGGAGGTCGCCGACCGGGTGGTGTTCATCGAGGGCGGGCGGACGGTCGGCGAGCACTCGGTGCGGGCACTGCCGCAGGCCCGGGCCCGACCGTGGCGGATCCGCTCCCTGGACGACGGCGCGCTGGTCGCCGTGCTCGACTCGATGGGCATGGCGCACTCGGCGCCCGGCCCCTCCGGGCTCGAGGTCGTGGTCGGCTCGGACGAGGAGGCCGCCGACCTGGTGGTGGCCCTGGTCCGCGCCGGCGTGCGCGTGGTGTCGCTGGCGCCCAGCGGCGGCGACCTCGAGGCGGCCTACCTCGAGCTGACGGAGGAGCGCCGATGA
- a CDS encoding aspartate kinase: MALVVQKYGGSSVADADSIKRVAKRIVDTRKAGNDVVVAVSAMGDTTDELVDLAQQVSPLPPGRELDMLLTAGERISMALLAMAIANLGYEARSYTGSQAGVITDSTHGKARIIDITPGRIRSALDEGAIVIVAGFQGVSQDTKEITTLGRGGTDTTAVALAAALGAQVCEIYTDVDGVFSADPRIVPTARRLSRISYEEMLEMAACGAKVLHLRCVEYARRYSIPVHVRSSFSTREGTWVTDEDEGVDQMEQAIISGVAHDRSEAKITVVGVPDKPGEAAVLFRAIAAAEINIDMIVQNISAAATGRTDISFTLPKSDGQTAMSALSRIQGQVGFEDLLYDDQVGKVSLVGAGMRSHPGVSATFFGALADAGVNIEMISTSEIRISVVVRGEDVDAAVTAVHSAFELDTAQTEAVVYGGTGR; the protein is encoded by the coding sequence GTGGCCCTGGTCGTGCAGAAGTACGGAGGCTCCTCCGTCGCCGACGCCGACTCGATCAAGCGCGTCGCGAAGCGCATCGTCGACACCCGCAAGGCCGGCAACGACGTCGTCGTCGCGGTCTCGGCGATGGGCGACACGACCGACGAGCTCGTCGACCTCGCCCAGCAGGTGAGCCCGCTGCCGCCCGGCCGCGAGCTCGACATGCTGCTCACGGCCGGCGAGCGCATCTCGATGGCCCTGCTGGCCATGGCGATCGCCAACCTGGGCTACGAGGCGCGGTCCTACACCGGCAGCCAGGCCGGCGTCATCACCGACTCGACGCACGGCAAGGCCCGCATCATCGACATCACCCCGGGCCGCATCCGGTCCGCCCTGGACGAGGGCGCCATCGTCATCGTCGCCGGCTTCCAGGGCGTCTCCCAGGACACCAAGGAGATCACCACCCTCGGCCGCGGCGGCACGGACACGACGGCGGTCGCACTGGCCGCTGCGCTCGGGGCGCAGGTGTGCGAGATCTACACCGACGTCGACGGGGTGTTCTCCGCCGACCCGCGCATCGTGCCGACCGCGCGCCGGCTGTCCCGCATCTCCTACGAGGAGATGCTGGAGATGGCGGCGTGCGGCGCCAAGGTGCTGCACCTGCGGTGCGTGGAGTACGCCCGCAGGTACTCGATCCCGGTCCACGTGCGGTCGTCGTTCTCGACCCGCGAGGGCACCTGGGTCACCGACGAGGACGAAGGGGTCGACCAGATGGAGCAGGCCATCATCAGCGGCGTCGCGCACGACCGCTCCGAGGCCAAGATCACCGTCGTCGGCGTGCCGGACAAGCCGGGCGAGGCCGCGGTGCTCTTCCGCGCCATCGCCGCCGCCGAGATCAACATCGACATGATCGTGCAGAACATCTCCGCTGCCGCCACCGGCCGCACCGACATCTCGTTCACGCTGCCCAAGAGCGACGGGCAGACCGCGATGTCGGCGCTGAGCCGGATCCAGGGCCAGGTCGGCTTCGAGGACCTGCTCTACGACGACCAGGTCGGCAAGGTGTCGCTCGTCGGGGCCGGCATGCGCTCGCACCCCGGCGTCTCCGCCACGTTCTTCGGCGCCCTCGCCGACGCCGGCGTCAACATCGAGATGATCTCGACGTCGGAGATCCGGATCTCGGTCGTCGTCCGCGGCGAGGACGTCGACGCCGCCGTCACGGCCGTGCACAGCGCGTTCGAGCTCGACACGGCCCAGACGGAGGCCGTCGTCTACGGAGGGACCGGCAGGTGA
- a CDS encoding aspartate-semialdehyde dehydrogenase — protein sequence MGIVGATGQVGTVMRRLLDERGFPLSRIRFFASARSAGSTLPWRGEEVVVEDASTADVSDLDIAVFSAGATTSRAIAERYAAAGAVVVDNSSAWRMHPQVPLVVSEVNGDEVANAVKGIIANPNCTTMAAMPALKPLHDEAGLVRMVASTYQAVSGSGGAGVDELDKQARQVVDRATELVHDGSAVPYPEPEKYIAPIAFNVLPMAGSLVPDGSFETDEEQKLRNESRKILGIPQLLVSGTCVRVPVYTGHSLSLNVEFERPLSVARAIELLAAAPGVELADVPTPLAAAGTDPSLVGRIRQDPGVPDGRGLALFVVGDNLRKGAALNAVQIAELVAARR from the coding sequence GTGGGTATCGTCGGTGCGACCGGTCAGGTCGGCACCGTGATGCGGCGGCTGCTGGACGAGCGCGGGTTCCCGTTGTCCCGCATCAGGTTCTTCGCCTCCGCCCGCTCGGCCGGCAGCACGCTGCCGTGGCGTGGAGAGGAGGTCGTCGTCGAGGACGCCAGCACCGCCGACGTCAGCGACCTCGACATCGCGGTGTTCTCTGCGGGCGCGACGACATCGCGGGCCATCGCGGAGCGGTACGCCGCGGCCGGTGCGGTCGTCGTCGACAACTCGTCCGCGTGGCGGATGCACCCCCAGGTGCCGCTGGTCGTCAGCGAGGTCAACGGCGACGAGGTGGCCAACGCGGTCAAGGGCATCATCGCCAACCCCAACTGCACGACGATGGCCGCGATGCCGGCACTGAAGCCACTGCACGACGAGGCCGGCCTGGTGCGGATGGTGGCCAGCACCTACCAGGCGGTCTCCGGGAGCGGAGGCGCCGGTGTCGACGAGCTCGACAAGCAGGCCCGTCAGGTGGTCGACCGGGCCACCGAGCTGGTGCACGACGGCTCGGCCGTGCCCTACCCGGAGCCCGAGAAGTACATCGCCCCGATCGCCTTCAACGTGCTCCCGATGGCCGGCTCGCTCGTCCCCGACGGCTCGTTCGAGACCGACGAGGAGCAGAAGCTGCGCAACGAGAGCCGCAAGATCCTCGGCATTCCGCAGCTGCTCGTCTCGGGCACCTGCGTGCGGGTGCCGGTCTACACCGGGCACTCGCTGTCGCTCAACGTGGAGTTCGAGCGACCGCTGTCGGTCGCCCGCGCGATCGAGCTCCTCGCGGCAGCGCCGGGTGTCGAGCTGGCCGACGTACCCACTCCGTTGGCGGCGGCCGGCACCGACCCGAGCCTGGTGGGGCGCATCCGGCAGGACCCGGGCGTGCCCGACGGACGCGGCCTGGCGCTCTTCGTCGTCGGCGACAACTTGCGCAAGGGTGCCGCGCTCAACGCCGTGCAGATCGCCGAGCTGGTCGCCGCCCGCCGTTAG
- a CDS encoding DUF389 domain-containing protein codes for MMSLRVSVRAELSADVVELLRSDPAVSSLSVLRGASISPEGDVVLADIAREGVNEVVDHLRDLGVQEDGTIQVEAVHAWLSQRGLAAEQRTPGSSADAVVWADVTQRAYEESELNWTYLSFMTLATLLASIAIVLDSQVLVIGAMVLGPEFVPIAALGLALVRRRRSLFRRAASTLLLGFTVAILLATLAALTARWLGWVDAEDVTGSRPETHFIYSPDRWTFVVAVIAAAAGVLSLTSAKVGGLSGVFISVTTVPASGNVALGLAFGVWDEVTGSGLQLLLNLSGMAVAGWLTLAVQRALWSRASVRRPLRRRLPSGPPD; via the coding sequence GTGATGTCGCTGCGTGTCTCCGTTCGCGCGGAGCTCTCCGCCGACGTCGTCGAGCTGCTGCGCTCGGACCCGGCGGTCAGCAGCCTGTCGGTCCTACGCGGAGCGTCGATCTCCCCCGAGGGCGACGTGGTGCTCGCCGACATCGCCCGCGAGGGGGTCAACGAGGTCGTCGACCACCTGCGCGACCTCGGAGTGCAGGAGGACGGCACGATCCAGGTCGAGGCGGTCCACGCCTGGCTGTCGCAGCGCGGCCTCGCGGCCGAGCAGCGCACGCCCGGCAGCAGCGCGGACGCCGTGGTGTGGGCCGACGTGACGCAGCGCGCGTACGAGGAGTCCGAGCTCAACTGGACCTACCTGAGCTTCATGACCCTCGCGACCCTGCTCGCATCGATCGCCATCGTGCTGGACTCGCAGGTCCTGGTGATCGGCGCGATGGTGCTCGGACCGGAGTTCGTGCCGATCGCCGCTCTTGGCCTGGCACTGGTGCGACGCCGCAGAAGCCTTTTCCGCCGGGCTGCCTCGACGCTGCTGCTGGGCTTCACCGTCGCGATCCTGCTGGCAACCCTGGCAGCACTGACGGCGCGGTGGCTCGGCTGGGTCGACGCGGAGGACGTGACCGGCAGTCGGCCGGAGACGCACTTCATCTACTCGCCGGACCGCTGGACGTTCGTGGTCGCGGTGATCGCGGCGGCCGCCGGTGTCCTGTCGCTCACCTCGGCGAAGGTCGGCGGGCTCTCCGGGGTCTTCATCTCGGTGACGACCGTGCCCGCGTCCGGCAACGTCGCCCTGGGGCTGGCGTTCGGCGTCTGGGACGAGGTGACCGGGAGCGGCCTCCAGCTGCTGCTCAACCTCTCGGGCATGGCCGTTGCCGGCTGGCTCACCCTCGCGGTCCAGCGCGCCCTGTGGTCGCGGGCGTCGGTGCGCCGGCCGCTGCGCCGACGGCTCCCGTCAGGCCCGCCCGACTGA